In a single window of the Megalobrama amblycephala isolate DHTTF-2021 linkage group LG3, ASM1881202v1, whole genome shotgun sequence genome:
- the dapk2a gene encoding death-associated protein kinase 2a has translation MAVFKQQQVENFYEIGEELGSGQFAIVKQCREKSSGQDFAAKFIKKRQSNASRRGVLREEIEREVNILQQIHHPNIVMLHDVFENKTDVVLILELVSGGELFDFLAQKESLSEEEATQFIKQILEGVHYLHMRNIAHFDLKPENIMLLDKNAPLPRIKLIDFGLAHKIAEGVEFKNIFGTPEFVAPEIVNYEPLGLEADMWSVGVITYILLSGASPFLGETKQDTLGNISAMNYEFDDEFFGHTSELAKNFIRQLLEKDTKKRLTIQDALNHPWIKSNEHKDERSKAPERKRERRQLKTKRLKEYTIKSHSSMPPNNTYINFERFAQVEEDVSAMEGTFCQLASAHDSLQEDIDALVSIYNEKEMWYKEESESIRHELSQLRYEFRKVEAQRRGVHEDMRSVDASVSRVSERYKERQTRFEALQKELCAELQWVQEVVGSFQVTFPSCSFSSVFNTDVNEALKELLNRSCGGDLLTGSNLDQQR, from the exons ATGGCTGTGTTCAAGCAGCAGCAGGTTGAGAATTTCTATGAGATTGGAGAGGAACTTGGAAG TGGGCAGTTTGCAATTGTTAAGCAGTGTCGTGAAAAGAGCTCAGGCCAGGATTTTGCAGCTAAGTTCATAAAGAAGCGCCAGAGTAATGCTAGCCGGCGAGGTGTGCTCCGAGAAGAGATTGAGCGAGAGGTCAACATCCTACAGCAGATACACCATCCTAATATTGTCATGCTACATGATGTGTTTGAGAACAAGACAGATGTGGTGCTGATTTTGGAGCT tgTGTCTGGAGGAGAGCTTTTCGACTTTCTGGCACAGAAAGAGTCTTTAAGTGAGGAGGAAGCCACACAGTTTATTAAACAGATTCTAGAGGGCGTTCACTATTTACACATGAGGAATATCGCTCATTTTGACCTGAAG CCTGAAAACATCATGCTTCTGGATAAGAACGCCCCACTTCCCCGGATCAAACTCATTGATTTTGGCTTGGCCCACAAGATTGCTGAAGGGGTTGAATTTAAAAACATCTTTGGAACACCAGAGTTTGTTG CCCCAGAAATTGTGAATTATGAACCACTGGGACTGGAAGCAGATATGTG GAGTGTTGGCGTCATTACATATATTCT GTTGAGCGGAGCATCTCCTTTCCTAGGAGAAACGAAGCAAGACACCCTGGGAAATATCTCGGCCATGAACTATGAGTTTGATGATGAATTCTTTGGCCACACCAGTGAGCTTGCCAAGAATTTTATACGACAACTGCTGGAAAAGGACACCAA AAAGAGACTCACAATTCAAGATGCCTTGAACCACCCCTGGATCAAG TCTAATGAGCATAAGGACGAGCGCAGTAAAGCAccagagaggaagagagagcgTAGGCAGCTGAAGACGAAGCGTCTCAAAGAGTACACCATCAAGTCCCACTCTAGCATGCCACCTAATAACACCTACATCAACTTTGAACGCTTCGCACAGGTGGAGGAGGATGTGTCAGCAATGGAGGGCACTTTCTGCCAGCTGGCGTCGGCTCACGACTCCTTGCAGGAAGACATTGATGCGCTAGTGTCCATCTACAATGAGAAGGAGATGTGGTACAAAGAAGAAAGTGAAAGCATCAGACACGAGTTGTCCCAGCTTCGTTATGAGTTTCGTAAAGTCGAAGCCCAGAGGCGGGGCGTTCACGAAGACATGAGGAGCGTGGATGCCAGCGTTAGCCGAGTGAGCGAGCGATATAAGGAGAGGCAGACACGTTTTGAGGCCCTTCAGAAGGAGCTCTGTGCCGAGCTGCAGTGGGTACAGGAAGTGGTTGGTTCATTCCAGGTCACCTTCCCAAGCTGTAGCTTTAGCAGCGTGTTTAATACTGATGTCAATGAAGCTCTGAAAGAGTTGCTGAATAGATCCTGTGGAGGAGACCTGCTGACAGGCAGCAATCTGGACCAGCAGAGATGA
- the sh2d7 gene encoding uncharacterized protein sh2d7 codes for MEQIEAAMHQKMKIPEGLNEKQMERMEGDLTTDSGQTEPILKWFVETQAVLILCDGSFPPWFQGFISRHEAEDQLRDKNVGCFLIRLSEKASGYILSYKGQDRCRHFVINQTKTGLFVISGDSTTHNSLAELIDHYKTTPIQPFGEYLTSYNTEMDSDATNELYDVVKNKPWVNSGVSVKALRSFWEQTNDFPHSTPPVLSSTSGRKLTISTSIDRNSLSQGTKIPPVPKKNAPLRNSLSAGFPGKNPSHEQHSFSESRTSGSSGGDERVNDRRSDIMDTKGNNPQLKWPLHHDNNQSLTSNSCDLTPSIPQQPLLAPPITATCSYAVLDLKKIHTGAGQVPQTDQVALQPNPLYQASSVVYSGEKDQPGLVYDNRAKPIDNMLLAENLYQDIEQCDNNTYEHMPESNTYEDIRVTDSNTYASLDEIQPHTQNIMGKKNHKWWKLRLENKK; via the exons ATGGAGCAAATAGAGGCAGCTATGCACCAGAAGATGAAGATACCTGAGGGATTAAATGAGAAGCAGATGGAAAGAATGGAGGGAGATCTCACCACGGACAGCGGACAGACGGAGCCCATCCTTAAGTGGTTTGTGGAGACTCAGGCTGTGCTTATCCTGTGTGATGGAAGTTTTCCACCCTGGTTCCAGGGCTTCATCTCCAGGCA TGAAGCCGAAGATCAGCTCAGAGACAAGAATGTTGGCTGCTTCCTTATCAGACTCAGCGAAAAAGCCAGTGGATATATTCTTTCATACAA AGGACAGGATCGTTGTCGCCACTTTGTCATAAATCAAACCAAAACTGGCCTGTTCGTCATTTCTGGTGATTCCACCACTCATAACAGTCTCGCAGAGCTGATCGATCACTATAAAACCACACCTATCCAGCCTTTTGGAGAGTACCTGACTTCATACAACACAGAGATGGATTCT GACGCCACAAATGAGCTTTATgatgtggttaaaaataagcccTGGGTTAATTCAGGAGTGAGCGTTAAGGCTCTAAGAAGTTTCTGGGAACAAACTAACGATTTCCCGCACAGCACGCCTCCTGTTCTGTCTTCTACAAGTGGCCGGAAACTCACAATCTCCACGTCTATTGACAGGAACAGCCTGTCACAG GGTACAAAAATTCCACCTGTGCCAAAGAAAAATGCACCACTTCGGAATTCCTTAAGCGCTGGTTTTCCTGGTAAAAATCCTTCACATGAACAACACAGCTTTTCAGAATCAAGAACATCTGGAAGTTCGGGTGGAGACGAGAGAGTAAACGACAGGAGAAGTGATATCATGGATACCAAGGGCAACAACCCTCAGTTAAAGTGGCCTCTCCACCATGACAACAATCAGTCTCTAACCTCTAACTCTTGTGATCTTACGCCCTCCATCCCTCAACAACCCCTTTTAGCTCCACCCATAACAGCCACCTGCTCTTACGCTGTCCTTGACCTTAAAAAAATCCATACTGGAGCTGGCCAAGTGCCACAAACTGACCAAGTAGCCCTACAGCCCAATCCACTTTACCAGGCCTCGTCCGTGGTGTACTCGGGGGAGAAGGACCAGCCCGGGCTAGTGTATGACAACCGTGCAAAGCCCATCGACAACATGCTTTTAGCAGAAAACCTCTATCAAGACATCGAACAATGTGACAATAATACCTATGAACACATGCCAGAAAGCAACACCTATGAGGACATTCGAGTGACAGACAGCAATACGTATGCAAGTTTGGATGAGATTCAgccacacacacagaacatcaTGGGGAAGAAG AATCATAAGTGGTGGAAACTTCGTTTGGAGAACAAGAAGTAA
- the rab8b gene encoding ras-related protein Rab-8B isoform X2, producing MAKTYDYLFKLLLIGDSGVGKTCLLFRFSEDAFNTTFISTIGIDFKIRTIELDGKKIKLQIWDTAGQERFRTITTAYYRGAMGIMLVYDITNEKSFDNIRNWIRNIEEHASSDVERMILGNKCDMNDKRQVSKERGEKLAIDYGIKFLETSAKSSTNVEEGHHDQTKQKNE from the exons ATGGCAAAAACGTACGACTATCTGTTCAAATTGCTGCTAATCGGAGACAGCGGAGTGGGCAAGACGTGTCTGCTGTTTCGATTCAGTGAGGACGCGTTTAACACCACCTTCATCTCCACTATAG GAATTGACTTCAAAATCAGAACAATTGAGCTGGATGGGAAGAAGATCAAGCTTCAGATCTG GGATACAGCCGGACAGGAAAGGTTTAGAACCATCACCACTGCATATTATAGAGGAGCAATG GGAATTATGCTGGTGTACGATATCACAAATGAGAAATCATTTGACAACATCAGGAACTGGATCAGGAACATTGAGGAG CATGCATCATCGGATGTGGAACGGATGATATTGGGTAATAAATGTGATATGAATGATAAGAGACAAGTTTCAAAAGAAAGAGGGGAAAAG CTAGCTATTGATTATGGAATAAAGTTCTTGGAAACCAGTGCAAAATCTAGCACAAATGTTGAAGAG GGACATCATGACCAGACTAAACAGAAAAATG AATGA
- the rab8b gene encoding ras-related protein Rab-8B isoform X1, with amino-acid sequence MAKTYDYLFKLLLIGDSGVGKTCLLFRFSEDAFNTTFISTIGIDFKIRTIELDGKKIKLQIWDTAGQERFRTITTAYYRGAMGIMLVYDITNEKSFDNIRNWIRNIEEHASSDVERMILGNKCDMNDKRQVSKERGEKLAIDYGIKFLETSAKSSTNVEESFVTLARDIMTRLNRKMNENNPSGGGGAVKITESRSKKPSFFRCTLL; translated from the exons ATGGCAAAAACGTACGACTATCTGTTCAAATTGCTGCTAATCGGAGACAGCGGAGTGGGCAAGACGTGTCTGCTGTTTCGATTCAGTGAGGACGCGTTTAACACCACCTTCATCTCCACTATAG GAATTGACTTCAAAATCAGAACAATTGAGCTGGATGGGAAGAAGATCAAGCTTCAGATCTG GGATACAGCCGGACAGGAAAGGTTTAGAACCATCACCACTGCATATTATAGAGGAGCAATG GGAATTATGCTGGTGTACGATATCACAAATGAGAAATCATTTGACAACATCAGGAACTGGATCAGGAACATTGAGGAG CATGCATCATCGGATGTGGAACGGATGATATTGGGTAATAAATGTGATATGAATGATAAGAGACAAGTTTCAAAAGAAAGAGGGGAAAAG CTAGCTATTGATTATGGAATAAAGTTCTTGGAAACCAGTGCAAAATCTAGCACAAATGTTGAAGAG TCCTTTGTCACTCTTGCTAGGGACATCATGACCAGACTAAACAGAAAAATG AATGAGAATAACCCTTCGGGTGGAGGAGGAGCAGTGAAAATCACAGAGAGTCGATCCAAGAAGCCAAGCTTCTTCCGCTGCACTCTGCTCTAA